The following proteins come from a genomic window of Thermoproteus sp.:
- a CDS encoding hydrogenase maturation protease, whose product MERLRVVGLGNPIYGDDGFGSCLAQYLSLFNDFVLDGNAHGVGILGNLTDANVLVFIDVDIRLPPGAVALERIEGSLTVDETRMVDAHRAPPSLLVGYLRAMGKPVEAYLVAVGPRRIEPMAPPSREVLEASPKAVALLKEVLGKYGVELKVEGDPRGAVEECYKRALGWRTS is encoded by the coding sequence ATGGAACGCCTGCGCGTTGTAGGGCTGGGCAACCCCATCTACGGCGACGACGGCTTCGGCTCCTGCCTCGCCCAATACCTCTCCCTTTTTAACGACTTCGTCTTAGACGGCAACGCCCACGGCGTGGGGATATTGGGCAATTTGACAGACGCCAACGTTCTGGTGTTCATAGATGTAGACATAAGGCTTCCGCCCGGCGCGGTGGCCCTCGAGAGGATCGAGGGGTCTCTCACTGTCGACGAGACCAGAATGGTGGACGCCCATAGGGCTCCCCCCTCGCTACTTGTCGGATACCTCAGAGCCATGGGCAAGCCCGTCGAGGCCTATCTAGTCGCCGTGGGGCCTCGTAGGATCGAGCCCATGGCGCCGCCGTCCCGCGAGGTGTTAGAGGCATCTCCGAAGGCCGTGGCGCTCTTAAAGGAGGTGTTGGGCAAATATGGCGTTGAGCTAAAGGTCGAGGGCGATCCGAGGGGGGCCGTGGAGGAGTGCTACAAGAGGGCGTTGGGATGGAGGACCTCATAA
- a CDS encoding AMP-binding protein produces MGVVIPPSMKYKTIDVQEYVKIWRSSVESLEALTRFWGDWARRLVWRTPWRDVFDGRRWFPGGELNASVNVLDRHRGTYVWDKVGLIFETEEGNVRAYTYSQLHALVEAVAAKFRALGLGIGDYAVIYAPPLPETLASAWALARIGATFEWVFTGWGRWFLAMRLRALRPKLVVTADAFPRRGKPIRVKDNVDAALKSSGLEAKVVVVPRMGVDISTGPNDIYLADIPDSGERGPAYVESSYPLFALPATEAEGSEGTVLHETGGYLTQTYATTIWMGLRPRDTYFCTVLPGWITGITYVLFGPFMVGSTVVVYEGGPDYPSWDRWWEIVEKRAVTVFLTTVGALRLLSKFSSVERYNLDTLRLVLTTAEPMEEEVWWWAYRSITGRAAVYDYDPKGGGGRIPVIHYYITREVGTFFAGNLPNFAFAPIKPGTSGLPFPGFALDSIGPDGTSVRNSAGRLVLRMPWPAMPLESHRWRSGLFYLGDYGIIDSQMYVRVVGRDDGVLKVNGYRISPGDIKKALAEAGVEAEVKARFDPQKFQVPLVRTRAPPEEVIRTVRTLVGPIAEPEVEQLY; encoded by the coding sequence ATGGGCGTCGTGATCCCTCCCTCCATGAAGTACAAAACTATAGACGTGCAGGAATACGTCAAGATATGGCGGAGCTCCGTCGAGAGCCTCGAGGCGCTAACTAGGTTTTGGGGCGATTGGGCTCGCCGACTTGTCTGGCGGACTCCATGGCGTGATGTATTCGACGGGAGGCGTTGGTTCCCTGGAGGGGAGCTCAACGCGTCTGTCAACGTGTTGGATAGGCACAGGGGGACCTACGTATGGGATAAAGTCGGCCTCATCTTCGAGACTGAGGAGGGGAACGTCCGCGCGTATACCTATTCGCAACTACATGCCCTAGTCGAGGCAGTTGCCGCCAAGTTCAGGGCATTGGGCCTCGGTATCGGCGATTACGCCGTCATATACGCCCCTCCACTGCCGGAGACATTGGCATCGGCCTGGGCTCTGGCTAGGATCGGCGCAACGTTCGAGTGGGTGTTCACAGGCTGGGGCCGTTGGTTTCTAGCGATGCGGCTGAGGGCTCTGCGCCCCAAGCTGGTTGTGACCGCAGATGCCTTCCCCCGAAGGGGGAAGCCCATACGCGTGAAGGACAATGTGGATGCGGCTCTTAAGTCTTCGGGCCTAGAGGCGAAGGTCGTCGTCGTGCCTAGGATGGGCGTGGACATCTCGACAGGCCCCAACGACATATATCTGGCCGACATTCCCGACTCGGGAGAGCGCGGACCCGCCTACGTGGAGTCATCCTACCCCCTCTTCGCGTTGCCGGCGACCGAGGCCGAGGGGTCTGAGGGCACTGTGTTGCATGAGACCGGCGGATATCTGACTCAGACCTATGCCACGACGATTTGGATGGGGCTTAGGCCGAGGGACACTTACTTCTGCACTGTGTTGCCCGGTTGGATAACTGGCATAACCTACGTCCTCTTCGGCCCCTTTATGGTCGGATCTACAGTCGTCGTCTATGAAGGGGGGCCGGACTACCCCAGTTGGGACAGGTGGTGGGAGATTGTGGAGAAGCGCGCAGTTACTGTGTTTTTAACCACAGTGGGGGCGCTCCGCCTCCTATCTAAATTCAGCTCGGTGGAGCGCTATAACCTCGACACGTTGAGGCTTGTCTTAACTACGGCTGAGCCCATGGAGGAAGAAGTGTGGTGGTGGGCATATAGGTCGATAACTGGACGCGCCGCTGTGTACGACTACGACCCGAAGGGGGGTGGAGGTAGGATCCCTGTGATACATTATTATATCACGCGGGAAGTCGGCACGTTTTTCGCAGGCAATCTGCCGAACTTCGCCTTCGCGCCGATTAAGCCCGGCACTAGCGGGCTTCCATTTCCCGGATTTGCATTGGACTCCATAGGCCCTGATGGAACGTCGGTGAGGAACTCGGCGGGTAGGCTGGTCTTGAGGATGCCGTGGCCGGCCATGCCCTTAGAGTCCCATAGATGGCGTAGCGGACTCTTCTACCTTGGCGACTACGGCATAATCGACTCGCAGATGTATGTGAGGGTGGTGGGGAGGGACGACGGCGTGTTGAAGGTAAACGGATACAGAATCTCTCCAGGCGATATAAAAAAGGCGCTGGCCGAGGCGGGCGTAGAGGCCGAAGTGAAGGCTAGATTCGACCCGCAGAAGTTCCAAGTCCCCCTAGTGAGGACAAGGGCACCTCCAGAGGAGGTGATAAGGACTGTTAGGACCCTTGTGGGGCCCATAGCGGAGCCTGAAGTAGAACAACTCTACTAA
- a CDS encoding DUF1641 domain-containing protein — translation MSEAVLVPKADYERLLAEVQTLRREVEELSSLLLPIKIVLEKLPHLMADIQVFKVAAPLISMLSIMDSADINAMGAAMQGGVTCTSKALRQIAENGAPKVGLFGLLSAMRDPEVQKAMGLMLTILKSMGSCMEENLKQVSEK, via the coding sequence ATGAGCGAGGCCGTCCTAGTGCCCAAGGCCGACTACGAGAGGCTACTGGCCGAAGTGCAGACGTTGAGGAGGGAGGTAGAAGAGCTAAGCTCTCTACTCCTGCCGATCAAGATAGTGTTGGAGAAGTTGCCCCACCTAATGGCGGATATACAGGTGTTCAAAGTCGCCGCGCCTTTGATATCCATGTTGTCCATTATGGACTCCGCCGACATAAACGCCATGGGCGCCGCTATGCAGGGCGGAGTCACGTGCACCAGCAAGGCGTTGAGGCAGATAGCAGAAAACGGAGCGCCTAAGGTTGGGCTGTTCGGTCTGCTTAGCGCCATGAGAGATCCAGAGGTGCAGAAGGCCATGGGGCTTATGCTCACCATACTGAAGTCCATGGGCAGTTGCATGGAGGAAAACTTAAAGCAGGTAAGCGAGAAATAA
- a CDS encoding MBL fold metallo-hydrolase, giving the protein MRITILIDNYLTQLATLRLRLLAEWGFAAYIHDYKLLYDTGLTGVALLNNMRALGIDPDEPQTLVISHRHIDHTGGIRKLLEARSKPLRIVAHRNLFARAYAKDEEGKIEDIGVDFDEVFLKSKGAELVLIEGPYRLNEAVVVSGEIPRKWGPSHLGAVMDSVPDDMALYVNTPDGLVVLTGCGHSGVENIVEYGLQLTGAKRLKALIGGLHFMGLGGERINEAVSYIKNREPQLVVGTHCTGVLGQAELVKALGAKARPGGVGLTIEL; this is encoded by the coding sequence ATGAGGATAACAATACTTATAGACAACTACCTCACACAACTTGCTACTTTGCGGCTTCGGCTTCTCGCTGAATGGGGCTTCGCCGCCTATATCCACGACTATAAGTTGCTCTACGATACAGGCCTTACAGGCGTTGCCCTATTGAACAACATGCGAGCGTTGGGCATAGATCCAGACGAGCCGCAGACGTTAGTAATAAGCCACAGACATATAGACCACACCGGCGGCATCAGGAAATTGCTAGAGGCTAGGTCGAAGCCTCTGAGGATAGTAGCCCACAGAAACCTCTTCGCCAGAGCCTACGCCAAAGACGAAGAGGGGAAGATCGAAGATATAGGCGTCGATTTCGACGAGGTCTTCTTGAAGTCAAAAGGCGCCGAGCTCGTATTGATAGAAGGCCCCTATAGGCTCAACGAGGCCGTTGTGGTCTCTGGAGAGATACCTAGGAAGTGGGGCCCCTCGCATCTAGGCGCCGTGATGGACAGCGTGCCGGACGATATGGCCCTATATGTCAACACGCCCGACGGCCTAGTCGTGCTTACCGGTTGCGGCCACTCAGGCGTCGAGAATATCGTCGAGTACGGCCTCCAGCTAACTGGAGCCAAGAGACTTAAGGCGCTCATCGGAGGCCTCCACTTCATGGGCCTCGGTGGAGAGAGGATAAACGAGGCGGTGAGCTATATAAAGAACAGGGAGCCCCAACTAGTGGTGGGAACCCACTGCACCGGCGTCTTGGGCCAAGCCGAGCTCGTCAAGGCGCTTGGCGCCAAGGCCAGACCGGGCGGCGTCGGTCTCACCATCGAGCTTTAG
- a CDS encoding FAD/NAD(P)-binding oxidoreductase, translating to MPKRLLVLGGGTGGLVVSKEVREVAGPEEVEITLIDAKDRTEFRPSYLYVAFGYRKPHQISVPLEHIKRHGVNFVKAKVTAIDAANRKVKTTAGEFSYDALVVALGAETVDTGFPHTWELEPSLRVPDVLSQVKQGTVVIGVHSMPYRCPPAPIELAMLTHFYYLTRGLRDKVKITVVHPMKRPFENFGPVAAKWMTNFLQQLGVEYIGVGQNPAIKSLGKNELETATGEKVKFDAALIVPPHKAPDPVLNSDLAKNGWAAPRNPANGDFRSANYDDVYVIGDVAAPNVPVGMAGTILHSYSPWVVSNLLADLLGISLGKPPFRIVGTCALDVGAYGMAAACDFTPFVKKQKPYPDCMFLPPSPVSRIFKEMFEKIYFNWLLGVVP from the coding sequence ATGCCCAAAAGGCTGTTGGTCCTTGGCGGCGGCACTGGCGGCTTGGTAGTCTCGAAAGAAGTTAGAGAGGTAGCGGGACCCGAGGAGGTCGAGATAACGTTGATAGACGCCAAAGACCGGACGGAGTTTCGCCCGTCTTACCTCTACGTTGCTTTCGGCTATAGGAAGCCCCACCAGATATCAGTCCCGTTGGAACACATAAAGAGGCACGGAGTCAACTTCGTCAAGGCCAAGGTGACCGCCATAGATGCGGCCAATAGGAAGGTCAAAACTACCGCCGGCGAGTTCAGCTACGACGCCCTGGTGGTGGCCCTCGGCGCGGAGACTGTGGACACGGGATTCCCGCACACCTGGGAATTGGAGCCGTCGTTGAGAGTGCCCGACGTGCTGTCGCAAGTAAAGCAGGGCACCGTAGTCATCGGAGTCCACTCCATGCCGTATAGATGCCCACCTGCGCCTATAGAGCTCGCCATGCTCACCCATTTCTACTACCTAACCCGCGGCTTGAGGGACAAGGTCAAGATCACGGTGGTCCACCCCATGAAGAGGCCCTTCGAGAACTTCGGCCCCGTGGCCGCTAAATGGATGACTAACTTCCTACAGCAGTTAGGTGTCGAGTACATCGGCGTGGGGCAGAACCCCGCCATAAAGAGCTTAGGCAAGAACGAGCTGGAGACCGCCACGGGCGAGAAGGTGAAGTTCGACGCCGCGTTGATAGTGCCGCCCCACAAGGCGCCCGATCCCGTACTAAATAGCGACTTGGCTAAAAACGGCTGGGCGGCGCCCCGCAACCCCGCCAACGGCGACTTCAGGAGCGCGAATTATGACGATGTTTATGTGATCGGCGATGTGGCGGCGCCGAACGTGCCCGTGGGCATGGCCGGCACCATCCTCCACTCCTACTCCCCGTGGGTAGTCAGCAACCTCCTCGCCGATCTGCTCGGCATATCGTTGGGCAAGCCGCCGTTTAGGATAGTGGGGACTTGCGCCTTAGATGTAGGCGCTTATGGCATGGCCGCCGCTTGTGACTTCACGCCGTTTGTCAAGAAGCAGAAGCCGTATCCCGACTGCATGTTCCTACCTCCGTCGCCGGTTAGTAGGATATTCAAGGAGATGTTCGAGAAAATCTATTTCAACTGGTTGTTGGGGGTGGTGCCATGA